The Macaca nemestrina isolate mMacNem1 chromosome 12, mMacNem.hap1, whole genome shotgun sequence genome contains a region encoding:
- the LOC139357579 gene encoding putative caspase recruitment domain-containing protein 17P, translating into MNGLLDELLQTRVLNQEEVEEVQHENATVTAQARALLDTVIQKGTLACQICITYICEENRYLAWTLVLSAGPTSGNHLTTQDSQAVLPSFLGNAVFKERTLSEHYLP; encoded by the exons ATGAATGGCTTACTGGATGAATTATTACAGACAAGAGTGCTGAACCAGGAAGAGGTGGAGGAAGTACAACATGAAAATGCTACAGTTACAGCTCAGGCCCGAGCTTTGCTTGATACCGTTATTCAGAAAGGGACTCTGGCATGCCAAATTTGCATCACATATATTTGTGAAGAAAACAGGTACCTGGCATGGACGCTAGTACTCTCAGCAG gtcCGACATCTGGAAATCACCTTACTACACAAGACTCTCAAGCAGTACTGCCTTCCTTCCTAGGTAAtgctgtttttaaagaaagaacattATCTGAACACTATCTTCCTTGA
- the LOC105493687 gene encoding caspase-1-like, whose protein sequence is MEFLNKSLSIYLLTFQGTMRINHIVQNQPYGLFQEMTRELAAFARRQEHNTSDSTFLVFMSHGFQEGIWGNKYSEQVPDVLQLNAIFKMLNTRNCPSLKDKPKVIIIQACRGENRGVVLVKIQYEPPKIYLHKIYFEDDFEDDAIKKAQIEKDFIAFCSSTSDSVSWRHPTKGSVFIMRLVEHLQEYACSCDVEEIFCKVQLSFEQPDDKAQMPSTERVTSTRRFYFFPGH, encoded by the exons ATGGAATTCCTTAACAAAtccttaagtatttatttattgactttccAAGGCACCATGAGAATTAATCACATAGTCCAAAATCAGCCGTATGGCCTCTTTCAGGAAATGACTAGAGAGCTGGCGGCATTTGCTCGCCGCCAAGAGCACAACACCTCTGACAGCACCTTCCTGGTGTTCATGTCTCATGGTTTTCAGGAAGGCATTTGGGGGAATAAATACTCTGAGCAAGTCCCAGATGTATTACAACTCAATGCaatctttaaaatgttgaatacCAGGAACTGCCCAAGTTTGAAGGACAAACCGAAGGTGATCATCATCCAGGCCTGCCGTGGTG AGAACCGTGGTGTGGTGTTGGTAAAGATTCAGTATGAGCCTCCAAAAATATATCTTCACAAGATATATTTTGAGGATGATTTTGAGGATGATGCTATTAAGAAAGCTCAGATAGAGAAGGATTTTATTGCTTTCTGCTCTTCAACATCAG ATAGTGTTTCTTGGAGACATCCCACAAAGGGCTCTGTTTTTATTATGAGACTCGTTGAACATTTGCAAGAATATGCCTGTTCCTGTGATGTGGAAGAAATTTTCTGCAAG gTTCAACTTTCATTTGAGCAGCCAGATGATAAAGCACAGATGCCCAGCACTGAAAGAGTGACTTCGACAAGACGTTTCTACTTCTTCCCAGGACATTAA